From a single Arachis hypogaea cultivar Tifrunner chromosome 3, arahy.Tifrunner.gnm2.J5K5, whole genome shotgun sequence genomic region:
- the LOC112789136 gene encoding polyol transporter 5 → MAEAEVAAALTNNEFEPHQKKPSRNKYALACAMLASMTSILLGYDIGVMSGAAMYIKRDLRISDVKIEILAGIINLYSPIGSYIAGRTSDWIGRRYTIILAAVIFFVGAILMGFSPNYAFLMFGRFVAGIGIGFAFLIAPVYTSEISPTSSRGFLSSLPEVFLNGGILLGYISNYAFSKLSLRMGWRLMLGVGAIPSMFLAVAVLAMPESPRWLVSQGRIGEARKILNKISDSKQEAHQRLADIKDTAGIPQECNDDVVPITKKKQGKGVWKELLLYPTPAVRHIFIASLGIHFFAQATGIDAVVLYSPRIFEKAGIKSDNKKLLATVAVGFVKTVFILVATFFLDRVGRRKLLLSSVSGLIISLLTLAVSLTVVNRSKTTLNWAIGLSIASVLSYVGSFSIGSGPITWVYSSEIFPLRLRAQGVAIGAVVNRVTSGVISMTFLSLTKAITTGGAFFLFAGIAAAAWVFHYTLLPETRGKTLEEIEGSFGNFCRKSKNSANGEGLNRNSTGNGQIQLGTNGQNQPLASVD, encoded by the exons ATGGCTGAGGCCGAAGTAGCAGCAGCTCTAACTAACAATGAATTTGAGCCTCATCAAAAGAAGCCATCAAGGAACAAATATGCCTTAGCTTGTGCTATGCTTGCTTCCATGACTTCCATCCTCCTTGGTTACG ATATTGGTGTGATGAGTGGAGCAGCTATGTACATAAAGCGAGATCTGAGAATTTCGGATGTGAAGATTGAAATCCTTGCCGGTATAATAAACTTGTACTCTCCAATAGGTTCATACATAGCAGGAAGAACCTCCGATTGGATTGGTCGCCGTTACACTATTATACTGGCCGCCGTAATTTTCTTCGTCGGAGCAATTCTGATGGGATTTTCACCAAACTATGCTTTCCTAATGTTCGGCCGGTTTGTCGCCGGCATAGGAATCGGTTTTGCTTTCCTCATTGCACCCGTTTACACCTCAGAAATCTCTCCTACTTCTTCCCGTGGCTTCCTCTCTTCCTTGCCTGAG GTGTTTTTGAACGGAGGAATATTGCTTGGATACATCTCAAACTATGCATTTTCAAAGCTTTCACTTCGAATGGGTTGGCGGTTGATGCTAGGAGTAGGAGCGATTCCTTCAATGTTCCTAGCCGTGGCGGTTTTAGCCATGCCGGAATCACCAAGGTGGCTCGTTTCTCAAGGACGAATAGGCGAAGCCAGAAAGATCCTCAACAAAATCTCCGACTCCAAACAAGAGGCGCACCAAAGACTCGCAGACATCAAAGACACAGCAGGAATACCCCAGGAGTGCAACGACGACGTCGTTCCCATCACAAAGAAGAAGCAAGGCAAGGGTGTATGGAAGGAGCTTCTCCTTTATCCTACACCCGCGGTGCGCCACATCTTCATCGCTTCCTTAGGGATTCACTTCTTTGCGCAAGCTACCGGCATAGACGCCGTCGTTTTGTACAGTCCTAGAATCTTCGAGAAGGCTGGGATCAAATCTGATAATAAAAAGCTTCTCGCAACGGTAGCCGTTGGATTCGTCAAAACGGTTTTCATCTTAGTGGCCACTTTTTTCCTGGATCGTGTTGGAAGACGCAAGTTGCTGTTAAGCAGCGTTAGCGGTTTGATAATCTCGCTTCTAACCCTTGCGGTGAGTCTCACCGTAGTGAATCGTTCGAAGACGACGTTGAACTGGGCCATTGGGCTTAGCATAGCCTCGGTTTTGTCCTATGTGGGCTCGTTCTCGATTGGGTCTGGGCCCATTACGTGGGTTTATAGTTCGGAGATATTTCCGTTGAGGCTGCGCGCTCAGGGTGTGGCTATTGGAGCTGTGGTGAATAGGGTCACCAGTGGAGTGATCTCAATGACCTTTTTGTCCCTCACGAAGGCAATTACCACTGGTGGGGCATTCTTTCTCTTTGCTGGAATTGCAGCTGCTGCGTGGGTATTTCACTATACTCTGCTCCCTGAAACGCGCGGCAAAACTCTTGAAGAAATTGAAGGATCTTTCGGTAATTTCTGCAGAAAATCTAAGAATAGTGCTAACGGGGAGGGACTTAACCGTAATAGCACTGGTAATGGCCAGATCCAATTGGGGACCAACGGCCAGAACCAGCCTTTGGCAAGTGTGGATTAA